The bacterium region TCACCACCAACGGTGTGCTCCTGCCGAATCAGGCTGCGGCGCTGGCGGCCGCGGGGCTCCGGAGGGTCACGATCAGCCTGGATTCGCTCGAGGACGGCGTACATCGGGAGATGGGGGACACCACGGCGCCGGTCGAGAGCGTGCTCGCCGGTATCTCGGCAGCGGAGAAGGCCGGTCTCTCTCCGGTCAAGATCAACACCGTGGTTCGGCGCGGCTGCAACGAGGACGCGATTCTGGATCTGGTGCGGCACTTTCGAGGTAGTGGGCACATCGTTCGCTTCATAGAGTTCATGGACGTCGGCATGACCAACGGCTGGTCGTTGGACGAGGTCGTGCCGGCCGATGAGATTCTCGAGCGGATCGGCGAGGTCTATCCGGTCGAGCCGATGGGGCCGAACTATCCGGGCGAGGTCGCGCGCCGATATCGCCTGCTGGACGGGTCGGGCGAGCTCGGGATCGTGGCGTCGGTTACGCACCCGTTCTGCGGTGGCTGCACTCGGGCTCGGCTGTCGACCGACGGGCAGCTCTTCACCTGCCTGTTCTCGTCCGAGGGGCTCGATTTGAGAGCCCCTCTTCGAGCCGGTGCCGGCGACGACGAGCTCCTCGCCATCATCGGCGGACGCTGGCAATCGCGAAACGACCGGTACTCCGAGCAGCGCTCGCAGGCCACGTTGGCGCCGGCCAAGATTGAGATGTCCTATATCGGCGGCTGAGGGAATTGGATAAGCTTGAAAGGATGCTTCGCTGGACGGTCTTCAGAGGCGCAGCGCTGACCCTCGCGATCTGCGGGAGTCTCGGGGGTATGGGCGGGATCGGCGGCATCGGCGGCGGGGCTCTCTGGGCCCAGGAGGAGGCTCCCCTCGAGAGAATCGAGTTCGAGAGCGCCGGGATTCCGGGCCCGAACACCATCTATCTCCGGGGCATCGGCGAGGACGACGCCGGAGGACTCTTGCGTCTCGAGATCTGGGCCAACGAGGTGACGGATCTCTACGGCCTGGGTCTGACGATTCAGTTCCCCAAGCAGCTCTTTCGGTTCCCGAAGTCGCGCTCCTCGGTGTTCGTCGAGGGGTCGTTTCTGAGTGAGGACGGAGACCAGGACAGCGTGCTGCTGGTAAGGCAGTTCGGCAAGGAGATCATCATCGGTCACACCCGTGTCGGTGAGACGGCCGGCGTGAGCGGATCGGGCTTGCTGATGACGCTTGAGTTTCGCGGTCTCGAGGTTGCCGGCAAGAAGCTCTTCCGGTTGCGCCGTACGCGTGCCTTCGATTCGTCCGGAGCCGTCGCCGAAGGCTACTCCTGGCTCACCGGGAAGGCGATCGTAACTATCCCGGAGTGACCCCGGCGTGCGGCTTCTAGGCCATCAAGGCTTCGATTCGCTCGCGGTCCACAGCCGATGGCAGGCTGTGGTCGGGAGGATAGGCGAAGACCTCGGCCGCACCACGGCATCCGAGGCGATTGTCGAGGATGTCGAAGTGCTCGAGCGTGATCAACGCCGGGTGCTTGACTCCGCAGGCGTGTGACAGCTGCTTGAGCTCCTTGCGCAGGGTAACGATGTAGTTCGCGAGCCGGGCGGCCTTGAGCTCCGGATCCAGGCCCCTCATCAGCCATTTGTTCTGGGTCGTGACTCCGGTCGGACAACGGCCGGTGTGGCAGCGTTGTGCCTGGATGCAGCCGATCGCCATCATCGCCTCCCGACCGACGTTGACCAGGTCGCATCCGAGGGCGAAGGCCAGCATGGCGTCGGTCGGGAAGCCCAGACGGCCCGACCCGATGAAGACGACTTTCTCATGCAGGTCGTTGTTGGCGAAGATCGAGTAGACCTGAGCGAAACCGACCTTGAAGGGCTGCGCTACGTGGTCGGTAAACGCCAGCGGGCCCGCGCCGGTTCCACCCTCGCCGCCGTCGACGGTCACGAAGTCGACACCGCGAGGCGTCGAAGCCATTCGTTCGGCGAGCTCGCGCCAGAATCCCAGGTCTCCCACCGCCGACTTGATGCCGATCGGAAGCCCGGTGGCCTCGGCCAGCTCTTCGACAAAGTCGAGCAGGCCGTCAACGTCTGTGAAGGCGCGGTGATAGGAGGGGCTGACGCAGTCTGTGCCCTCGGGGATGCCGCGAATCGCCGCGATCTCGGGAGTCACCTTGGCTCCCGGGAGAATGCCTCCCAGGCCGGGCTTGGCGCCCTGGCTGAGCTTGATCTCGATCGCGCGAACCGGAGCTCTGGCGACGGTTTCGAGGAAGCGGTCCTTGGAGAAGCTACCGTCGTCGCCTCGACAGCCAAAGTAGCCGGTGCCGATCTGCCAGATCAGCTCGCCCCCGCGCAGGTGGTAAGGGCTGATGCCGCCTTCACCGGTGTTTTGCAGGCACGACCCGAGTCGGGCGCCGCGGTTCATCGACTCGACAGCGGCGGCGCTCAGAGAACCGAAACTCATCGCTGAGATGTTGATTACGGATTCTGGACGGAAGGCCCGCGGGCGGCCGAGGGCTCCGCCCAGAACCTTGGCACACGGGAGTGGGTGATCCTCGCTGTAGCCTGGTTCTCCTGGATGCAGGGCCGGCAGCGGGAAGGCCGAGTGCTTCATGATGAGGTGGTTCGACGTCAGCTCGAGGTCGTTGTCGGTGCCGAAGCCGAAGTAGTTGTTCTGCTTCTTCGATGAGGCGTAGACCCAGCGTCTCTGGTCGCGTGAGAACGGCCGCTCTTCGTCGTTGCTGACGACGATGTACTGCCTGACCTCGGGTCCGATGGCCTCGAGCCAGTAGCGGAAGTGCCCGATGATCGGAAAATTGCGCAGTATCGCGTGTCTGCGCTGGACGACGTCGTAGAGGGCGACGACGAAGATGAGTCCGACGAGAGACAGAAGCCAAAGCATGAGTTGGTCCTTTCGGGCTGCTAGGATTGTAGTCGTTTCCAGATGCAACAACGACCGATCCAGATCATCGTCGCGAGCAACGTGGCGGTGATGGCGGTGGGCTGTCTATTTCTGTTTCAGTACTGGCGTCTCGGGGCGATGGTGGTGTTCTGGTCGCTGGTCGCCGCATTGGCGATCGCCGGGCTCAACCTGGCTTTTCTGGTTCGAACGCGGAGGATCAAGCTCTGCGGCTACATTTCGGCGTCGGTGTTGTTCGCTTTGCTGGTGGTCGCGATCGCCTCTTCGGGAGGCTTCTACGATCCTGGGTTCGCGTGGCTCTACGTCGTGCCGGTGGCCGCCGCATTTCTGGTCGATCTCACCGCTCTTGTCGTTTTTCTCGCTCTGGTTTTGGCGACGACGGTGGTCTTCTGGCTGCTTCCCGGGAGCCCGCTACCCAATCTGGTGCCCGCGGACATGCACCATGTGCACAGCCTGTTCAATCGGCTGGCGACGGTGCTCTCGCTGGGAGTGATCACCGCGCTCTTCGTTCGCGCCCAGTATCTGGCGATGCGTTTGCTCAGGAGAACCAATCTGGCTCTGAAGGAGGAGGCCGAGGCCCACACTCGGACAACCACGGCGCTGGCCGAGAGTGAGGCGCAGTTTCGAGACCTGATCGAGAACAGCGCCGACATGATCTGGACGCACGACCTCACAGGAACCATTCTCAGTGCCAACGAGTCGTTCATCGGCTTTCTGGGGTTCCCGGTCGAGGAGGTCATCGGCAGTGGCGGAGATCGTTTTCTGCAGCGGGACTCCGTGGCGAAATGGTCCGAGTATCTGAAGAAGATAGCCGAGGAGGCTTCGTACCGCGGCCTGATGACGTTCGTCAACCGCGATGGGGAGGTCAAGGTTCTCGAGTTTCACAACACGCTTCGGGACGATGGCGTCCAATCGCCGTTGGTGCGGACGCTGGCTCGGGATGTCTCCCGGCAGGTGGCCTCGCAGGAAGCTCTCCGAAGCCGGGTGGACCAAGAGCAACTCATGGTGTCGATTTCGACGCGCTTCATCGATACCGCCGCCGACCAGCTGGTGCCCGCCATAGCTGTCGCACTCGGAGAGATCGGGGTGTTTCTCGACTGCGATCGGCTGAACTTCTTCCTGCTTCAGCGCGGCGAGGGGCGTTTCAAGCCGTTCGGTCAGTGGTCTCGGG contains the following coding sequences:
- the moaA gene encoding GTP 3',8-cyclase MoaA, with product MLDVTRTDPSARRSEPAHGTAVADRLRRPLHDLRISVTDRCNFRCTYCMPRDVFGADYPFLPRDEILSFEEIGRLAALFGQLGARKFRVTGGEPLLRKGLDRLISILAAIDGADVALTTNGVLLPNQAAALAAAGLRRVTISLDSLEDGVHREMGDTTAPVESVLAGISAAEKAGLSPVKINTVVRRGCNEDAILDLVRHFRGSGHIVRFIEFMDVGMTNGWSLDEVVPADEILERIGEVYPVEPMGPNYPGEVARRYRLLDGSGELGIVASVTHPFCGGCTRARLSTDGQLFTCLFSSEGLDLRAPLRAGAGDDELLAIIGGRWQSRNDRYSEQRSQATLAPAKIEMSYIGG
- a CDS encoding FMN-binding glutamate synthase family protein; this translates as MLWLLSLVGLIFVVALYDVVQRRHAILRNFPIIGHFRYWLEAIGPEVRQYIVVSNDEERPFSRDQRRWVYASSKKQNNYFGFGTDNDLELTSNHLIMKHSAFPLPALHPGEPGYSEDHPLPCAKVLGGALGRPRAFRPESVINISAMSFGSLSAAAVESMNRGARLGSCLQNTGEGGISPYHLRGGELIWQIGTGYFGCRGDDGSFSKDRFLETVARAPVRAIEIKLSQGAKPGLGGILPGAKVTPEIAAIRGIPEGTDCVSPSYHRAFTDVDGLLDFVEELAEATGLPIGIKSAVGDLGFWRELAERMASTPRGVDFVTVDGGEGGTGAGPLAFTDHVAQPFKVGFAQVYSIFANNDLHEKVVFIGSGRLGFPTDAMLAFALGCDLVNVGREAMMAIGCIQAQRCHTGRCPTGVTTQNKWLMRGLDPELKAARLANYIVTLRKELKQLSHACGVKHPALITLEHFDILDNRLGCRGAAEVFAYPPDHSLPSAVDRERIEALMA